From the genome of Verrucomicrobiia bacterium, one region includes:
- a CDS encoding immunoglobulin domain-containing protein: MTFAVSATGTAPMYYWKKRGEFIPGATNAVLNLPFVSVVDAGDYSCLVSNVFGQATSASATLTVYGAPVFTQQPESFAVGIGSNFTLQATAMGFPWPTYQWFKNGEAIPAANDSSYSIVAAQSADAGNYSVVATNFFGAATSAVAQIAVVAYPPVIVLQPVSQTVPEGQGFTLTAGAEGTAPLSYQWRLNGVDLPGATSSTYSVAAATASDGGSYSVRVSNGAGSEVSAPAVVAIAYPPRITQQPQSATNAPGGSASFFVAATGTTPLSYQWFKDDHPLPHATNALLELSALQPGDFGRYTVQVTNYFGSVTSAPAELLFADTLWQALAAYYPFNGDAKDASGHGWDGAVVDAVLTTDRWGQPNSAYSFNGSNQHIDLPFGSNTFAGLTLGAWVRHTNYTQYSGIVGSRSTSNNQIMLTISPDGAIAFNCTATGPEPRWCVAPAPITLDGEWHAVVATVDAATGVQRLFIDGALVAASENPPFTLQSTAPFKIGWDPLTGLRHFDGQIDDVRIYTRVLSADEVRDLYVLDVQAGFRLTATRTPNGIAVSFPGAANLSYSVLYTTDLTTDLWQKLINIPAHSTNRTVVVTDPAKPAPLRFYRVVTPSWP; encoded by the coding sequence GTGACGTTCGCGGTGAGTGCCACCGGAACGGCACCGATGTACTATTGGAAAAAGCGCGGCGAATTCATTCCGGGTGCCACCAACGCCGTCCTGAACTTGCCGTTCGTTTCCGTGGTTGATGCGGGTGACTACTCCTGTTTGGTGAGCAACGTCTTTGGCCAGGCCACCAGCGCCAGCGCCACCCTGACGGTCTATGGGGCACCGGTCTTTACGCAACAGCCGGAGTCGTTTGCCGTCGGGATCGGCTCGAATTTCACCCTGCAGGCTACCGCAATGGGTTTCCCGTGGCCGACGTATCAGTGGTTCAAAAACGGGGAAGCGATCCCGGCCGCGAATGATTCAAGTTACAGCATCGTGGCGGCGCAATCGGCCGATGCGGGAAATTACTCGGTGGTGGCGACCAATTTCTTCGGCGCGGCCACCAGTGCGGTGGCGCAAATAGCCGTGGTTGCCTACCCGCCGGTGATTGTCCTGCAACCGGTGAGCCAGACCGTTCCGGAAGGACAGGGTTTTACGTTGACGGCAGGAGCGGAGGGCACTGCGCCCTTGAGTTATCAATGGCGGTTGAACGGTGTGGATCTTCCCGGAGCGACCTCCTCCACCTACTCGGTCGCCGCCGCCACCGCAAGTGACGGTGGCAGCTATAGTGTGCGGGTCAGCAACGGGGCCGGCAGCGAGGTCAGCGCTCCGGCTGTGGTGGCAATCGCTTATCCTCCACGGATCACGCAACAACCCCAATCGGCAACCAATGCACCAGGAGGCAGTGCCTCCTTCTTCGTGGCGGCAACTGGCACTACGCCACTGTCATATCAATGGTTCAAAGATGACCATCCTTTGCCCCATGCCACCAATGCTCTGTTGGAGTTGTCGGCGTTACAGCCCGGCGACTTTGGCCGCTACACCGTACAGGTGACCAACTACTTTGGCAGTGTGACCAGTGCGCCGGCGGAGTTGCTGTTCGCGGATACCCTGTGGCAGGCGTTGGCCGCGTATTATCCCTTCAATGGCGACGCCAAAGACGCCAGTGGTCACGGCTGGGATGGCGCGGTGGTGGACGCGGTTTTGACGACGGATCGCTGGGGGCAACCAAACTCGGCCTATTCATTCAACGGCAGCAATCAGCACATTGATCTGCCATTTGGGAGCAATACGTTTGCGGGACTGACCTTGGGCGCCTGGGTGCGACACACCAATTACACGCAGTATTCCGGCATCGTCGGTTCGCGCAGTACCAGCAACAATCAAATCATGCTTACCATCAGTCCGGATGGTGCGATCGCGTTCAACTGCACCGCGACCGGGCCCGAGCCACGCTGGTGCGTCGCTCCCGCACCGATCACGTTGGACGGGGAATGGCATGCGGTGGTCGCCACAGTGGATGCGGCCACCGGCGTTCAGCGATTATTCATTGATGGCGCGCTGGTGGCTGCCAGTGAGAACCCCCCGTTCACGCTGCAATCCACCGCCCCTTTCAAAATTGGCTGGGATCCGTTGACCGGTTTGCGCCACTTTGACGGGCAGATTGACGACGTGCGCATTTACACGCGGGTGTTGTCAGCCGACGAAGTGCGCGATCTCTACGTCCTGGACGTGCAGGCGGGATTCCGCCTCACCGCCACGCGCACACCGAATGGAATTGCCGTAAGTTTTCCGGGTGCGGCCAATCTCTCCTACTCGGTGCTCTATACCACCGACCTGACCACGGACCTTTGGCAAAAGCTGATCAACATTCCCGCGCATTCCACCAATCGCACCGTCGTGGTCACGGACCCGGCGAAACCCGCGCCACTGCGCTTCTACCGCGTCGTCACGCCGTCCTGGCCCTGA
- a CDS encoding LamG domain-containing protein, giving the protein MRNQSLPLGGELQAGTVEFYQSNLNPKPHNPLRDMHKIHLTGSLPMTVVTICGAITNTSNAGYATFSQRTDTISIAGNTVLESAATYEAVVRPYTTLRGLIWNEIEAFAEDKQFGLTTNCGVYGYGVLVGSTIGGGTATTNEWHHYAFVYDGLEERLYIDGNLVKSRSVSGNIPDGPQSQMVVGAVVRNNAQTLYDSFLGDIDSLRISKVARYSGDSFTPIIGDLPSDAATVLLYNFNDPTGTTVIMDESGNGHTGILGDTFTGATSPIFSGPAGDPVTLMIKASGATPSTITISWQSTVGHIYQPETAGSLADPDWQDFGPPITGTGATLQIFADKNEAAQKFYRLRISAP; this is encoded by the coding sequence ATGAGAAATCAGAGTTTGCCTCTGGGGGGTGAGCTTCAAGCCGGAACGGTGGAGTTCTATCAGTCCAATCTGAATCCCAAGCCTCACAACCCACTACGCGATATGCACAAAATTCATCTGACCGGCAGCCTTCCGATGACCGTCGTGACCATTTGCGGCGCGATCACGAATACCTCGAATGCGGGCTATGCCACGTTCAGTCAAAGAACCGACACCATTTCCATTGCGGGGAACACGGTCCTGGAGTCGGCCGCCACTTATGAGGCGGTGGTCCGGCCGTACACCACTCTGCGCGGGCTCATTTGGAACGAAATCGAGGCTTTTGCCGAAGACAAGCAATTTGGTTTAACCACGAACTGTGGTGTTTACGGTTACGGCGTCTTGGTCGGGAGCACCATTGGTGGTGGGACGGCGACCACTAATGAATGGCACCACTACGCTTTTGTTTACGACGGTCTTGAAGAGCGTCTTTACATTGATGGGAATTTGGTCAAATCACGCAGCGTCAGCGGCAATATTCCCGACGGTCCTCAGAGCCAGATGGTCGTGGGCGCCGTTGTCCGAAATAATGCTCAGACTCTTTACGATAGTTTTCTCGGGGACATCGACAGTCTGCGCATTTCCAAAGTCGCCCGGTACAGCGGAGACTCCTTCACGCCCATCATCGGTGATTTACCCAGCGACGCGGCCACGGTGTTGCTCTACAATTTCAACGATCCCACCGGCACCACGGTAATCATGGATGAGAGCGGCAATGGCCATACCGGAATCCTCGGAGATACGTTCACCGGGGCGACCTCGCCCATCTTCAGCGGCCCGGCCGGTGATCCGGTGACGCTTATGATCAAGGCTTCTGGCGCCACCCCGTCAACCATTACCATATCCTGGCAAAGTACTGTCGGGCACATTTATCAGCCGGAGACGGCCGGCTCGCTTGCTGATCCGGACTGGCAGGATTTCGGACCACCAATCACGGGCACCGGAGCGACGTTGCAAATTTTCGCGGACAAGAACGAAGCCGCACAAAAATTTTATCGCCTACGGATTTCTGCACCGTGA
- a CDS encoding AI-2E family transporter, with translation MSLPPPTPKQSRIIWMALTGLAIGAIVALVVALVWGLGQALEVLSPVIWPLAVAGVLACLLDPVVGFLERRRVPRTRAVAVVFVLALLIVLGLAASVVPQLVVESQQLAQKSGELTKNLPAQTAKLAANPPEWLPQRGVELLESLSGLLKVADTNSSVAPPLPPEVASGTNAVPTSSALVEEPNSWNPITDYVTRLLPRFGEWMRQVMGFVGTVFGIIAGLALVPIYAFYFLLEKQGINQQWRDYLPVQDSRFKDELIFVLNAISGYLVAFFRGQVLVAICDGILYTIGFALIGLPYALLIGVMATFLTIIPFLGAITTCVSALVIAVVAFGDWQHPALVLLVFAVVQGLEGFLIQPKIMGDRVGLHPVTIIIALMVGTTLLGGILGGILAIPLAAVLRVILARYVWHRPAALP, from the coding sequence ATGAGCCTGCCGCCACCCACCCCAAAACAAAGCCGCATCATTTGGATGGCGCTCACCGGTCTGGCGATTGGCGCGATCGTCGCCTTGGTGGTGGCGTTGGTCTGGGGATTGGGGCAAGCGCTGGAGGTGTTATCGCCGGTCATCTGGCCGCTGGCCGTGGCCGGTGTGCTGGCGTGCTTGTTGGATCCGGTGGTGGGGTTTTTGGAACGACGTCGCGTGCCGCGCACCCGGGCGGTGGCGGTGGTGTTCGTCCTGGCGTTGTTGATTGTGCTGGGGCTGGCGGCGAGCGTGGTCCCGCAACTGGTGGTGGAGTCGCAGCAACTTGCACAGAAATCCGGCGAGTTGACCAAAAATCTACCCGCCCAGACGGCAAAACTGGCGGCCAACCCGCCCGAGTGGCTGCCCCAACGCGGCGTGGAATTGCTGGAATCGCTCAGCGGTCTGCTGAAGGTGGCGGACACCAATTCTTCCGTGGCGCCTCCGCTCCCGCCGGAAGTGGCCAGCGGCACCAATGCGGTCCCGACGTCGTCTGCATTGGTCGAAGAACCCAATTCCTGGAATCCGATTACCGATTATGTGACGCGATTGTTGCCGCGCTTTGGGGAATGGATGCGCCAGGTGATGGGTTTCGTGGGCACGGTATTTGGCATTATTGCCGGCCTGGCTTTGGTACCCATTTATGCCTTTTATTTTCTGCTGGAAAAACAGGGCATCAACCAACAGTGGCGCGATTATCTGCCGGTGCAGGATTCCCGGTTCAAAGACGAACTGATTTTTGTGCTGAACGCCATCAGCGGCTACCTGGTGGCGTTCTTTCGAGGGCAGGTGCTGGTGGCCATTTGCGACGGGATTCTCTACACGATTGGATTTGCGCTCATTGGCTTGCCGTACGCGTTGCTGATCGGCGTGATGGCGACATTCCTGACCATCATTCCGTTTTTGGGCGCCATCACCACCTGCGTTTCGGCATTGGTGATTGCGGTGGTGGCCTTTGGCGATTGGCAACATCCGGCGCTCGTGTTGTTGGTGTTTGCGGTGGTGCAAGGGTTGGAAGGTTTTTTGATTCAACCCAAAATCATGGGCGACCGGGTCGGATTGCATCCGGTGACCATCATTATTGCGTTGATGGTGGGAACGACCTTGTTGGGGGGCATTTTAGGGGGAATTCTGGCGATTCCCCTGGCTGCCGTGCTGCGCGTCATTCTTGCGCGTTACGTCTGGCACCGGCCGGCCGCGCTGCCGTGA
- the proC gene encoding pyrroline-5-carboxylate reductase, with product MAESLGIGFLGAGKMATALARGFIRAQLVEAKRLWASDPVAAAREAFARETGGHAVTTNREVVASAQVIFLAVKPDQAAAVLGEVKSVFTAEHLLISIAAGMPLARLEAALPAGTRVIRVMPNTPALIGASASAFALGQAATAADGELAQKLLAAVGLALVVKEAWLDAVTGLSGSGPAYVYQFIEALSDGGVAAGLPRDLATKLAAQTVLGGARMVLETGKHPGDLKDQVTSPGGTTIEGLHELEKGKLRGTVMSAVRAATEKSRKLGQG from the coding sequence ATGGCGGAATCACTAGGCATCGGCTTTCTGGGCGCAGGCAAAATGGCGACCGCGTTGGCGCGTGGATTCATTCGCGCACAACTGGTGGAAGCGAAACGGCTCTGGGCCAGCGACCCGGTGGCGGCGGCGCGCGAGGCGTTCGCCCGCGAAACCGGCGGTCACGCGGTGACGACAAATCGTGAAGTGGTGGCTTCCGCTCAAGTCATTTTTCTGGCCGTCAAACCGGATCAAGCCGCCGCCGTTTTGGGCGAGGTCAAATCCGTTTTCACCGCGGAGCATTTGTTGATCTCCATTGCGGCCGGCATGCCGTTGGCCCGATTGGAAGCCGCCTTGCCCGCCGGCACCCGGGTAATCCGCGTCATGCCGAACACCCCCGCGCTGATTGGCGCGTCCGCCAGCGCGTTTGCTTTGGGCCAGGCCGCGACCGCAGCGGATGGCGAGCTGGCGCAAAAGTTACTCGCCGCCGTGGGCCTGGCGTTGGTGGTCAAGGAAGCCTGGCTCGACGCGGTTACGGGATTGAGCGGGAGCGGTCCGGCGTATGTGTATCAATTTATTGAAGCGTTGAGCGATGGCGGCGTGGCGGCGGGCTTGCCCCGGGATCTGGCGACCAAATTGGCGGCGCAAACCGTTCTGGGGGGCGCGCGGATGGTTTTGGAAACGGGGAAACATCCCGGCGATTTGAAGGACCAGGTCACCAGTCCCGGCGGAACGACGATTGAAGGCTTGCACGAATTGGAGAAGGGCAAACTGCGGGGCACGGTAATGAGCGCCGTGCGCGCGGCCACCGAGAAATCACGAAAACTGGGGCAGGGTTGA
- a CDS encoding type II secretion system protein GspD has product MLRIIFATALMGLLVGCRHHQYAVVPNPPPPIAKDGTEEHYQREVDEILRLANDNRWEDAQTLTTSLREKAPDNRTAERLDTWVRQQRQRIRDQQLEDKIRAIDAKNSVFNPTPKSLLLEEKDRGLPATKDIRDTVARIENSPYIPETYGKVIQQKGPLFDIDAAKGPMAKVLDKEVSLHLDNVPLETILLNLSESTGVNIVADKALAALKQQLNINLDKVRLGELFKYIGRNYDLQFQVGPELVWVVDAKDPKRIMEETRFYRLRKGFVLPAQMGADEAVRTQVTANNVTTTSETQKFNKFVNDDAPTIPSIERAITNLFTGSKYMIDYERNLIVARGTPEQLDVLENIIKEFDKPIQQVLIEARFVTLSKPAFLQLGAIWETGRQPGTRSPQDLTGLFTGIAGSDSTITKNIGIGLAESFTNVLNSSTLSATISALEQSGESQTLSSPRLTVLNNLPATIADGKVQYYYEEYKVSTTVGQYITASSFVPSGKPTKITSGAELNVMASISGDGQHILLALNPRVNTDVQMVRFATLTDFSSGTQPSTFDINLPQYRTQELATRVVVRSGETVTMGGVLERQKATVVESVPVLGNIPIIGVLFRRRTEVDQPRYLLVFVTATIVTESGEFLIYDDAPEHN; this is encoded by the coding sequence ATGTTGAGAATTATTTTCGCTACGGCGCTGATGGGATTGCTGGTGGGTTGTCGTCACCATCAATACGCGGTCGTTCCCAATCCACCTCCACCCATCGCCAAGGACGGAACGGAGGAACATTACCAACGGGAGGTGGACGAAATCCTCCGCCTGGCGAACGACAATCGCTGGGAAGACGCCCAGACGCTGACCACGTCGTTACGGGAAAAAGCGCCCGACAACCGCACGGCGGAACGTCTGGATACCTGGGTCCGGCAACAACGCCAACGCATCCGTGATCAACAGTTGGAGGATAAGATCCGGGCCATAGACGCAAAAAATTCGGTTTTCAATCCCACGCCCAAAAGTTTGTTGCTGGAAGAAAAAGATCGCGGCCTGCCCGCCACCAAGGACATTCGAGATACCGTGGCCCGGATCGAAAACTCCCCGTATATCCCCGAAACCTACGGCAAGGTGATTCAGCAAAAGGGACCGTTGTTTGACATAGACGCCGCCAAAGGTCCGATGGCCAAGGTGCTGGATAAAGAGGTTAGTCTGCACCTCGACAACGTCCCGCTCGAAACCATCCTGCTGAATCTGAGCGAATCCACCGGAGTCAACATCGTCGCCGATAAAGCCCTGGCGGCCTTGAAGCAGCAACTCAACATCAACCTGGATAAAGTGCGTCTGGGCGAGTTGTTCAAGTACATCGGGCGGAATTACGATCTGCAATTCCAGGTCGGCCCGGAGTTGGTCTGGGTGGTGGATGCCAAAGACCCCAAGCGTATCATGGAGGAAACGCGGTTTTATCGGTTGCGCAAAGGTTTTGTGTTGCCGGCGCAAATGGGCGCGGACGAAGCCGTGCGCACCCAGGTCACGGCCAACAACGTGACCACGACGTCGGAAACGCAGAAGTTCAACAAGTTTGTCAATGACGACGCGCCGACCATTCCTTCCATCGAGCGTGCCATCACCAATTTGTTCACTGGCTCAAAATACATGATTGATTATGAGCGCAACCTGATCGTGGCGCGCGGCACTCCCGAACAACTGGATGTTCTCGAGAACATCATCAAGGAATTTGACAAACCCATTCAACAGGTGCTCATCGAGGCGCGCTTCGTCACCTTGTCCAAACCCGCCTTCCTGCAACTGGGCGCGATTTGGGAGACCGGCCGCCAGCCCGGTACCCGCAGCCCGCAGGATTTGACCGGACTGTTCACCGGCATCGCGGGCAGCGACTCGACCATAACCAAAAATATCGGTATTGGACTAGCCGAGTCCTTCACCAATGTGCTGAACAGTTCCACGCTCAGCGCCACCATCAGCGCCTTGGAACAAAGTGGTGAAAGTCAAACTCTCAGCTCGCCGCGGTTGACGGTATTGAACAATCTCCCCGCCACGATCGCCGATGGTAAAGTGCAGTATTACTACGAAGAGTACAAGGTAAGTACCACGGTCGGTCAGTACATTACGGCCTCCTCCTTTGTGCCTTCCGGCAAACCCACAAAAATCACCTCCGGCGCCGAGTTGAACGTCATGGCGAGTATCAGCGGCGATGGGCAACACATCCTGCTGGCGCTGAATCCCCGGGTGAACACGGATGTGCAAATGGTTCGCTTTGCCACGCTCACCGATTTTTCGAGCGGCACCCAACCGAGCACCTTTGACATCAACCTCCCGCAATACCGCACGCAGGAACTGGCCACCCGCGTGGTGGTGCGTTCGGGTGAAACGGTAACCATGGGCGGCGTGCTGGAGCGGCAAAAAGCCACGGTGGTCGAATCTGTCCCCGTGTTGGGGAACATTCCGATCATCGGCGTCTTGTTCCGCCGCCGGACGGAAGTGGATCAACCGCGCTACCTGTTGGTCTTCGTCACAGCCACCATCGTCACCGAATCGGGCGAGTTCCTGATTTACGATGACGCGCCCGAGCACAACTGA
- the tadA gene encoding Flp pilus assembly complex ATPase component TadA — protein sequence MTAPEPAREVGDILLQKGLLSAAQLEQVRRRQRRLHLEQHRAVVDLNFVSEEQAWRALAEVSGLEFVAVNTLDLPRTTLELVPVKFLFHYHMLPIGAEGDVITLAFSEPPQPMEAGNLQLLLNRRFKIVLATPSAIHAVIKKHFGLGAAVIQKLREERGGGDLDHEIVFDVPEREGDTALDATISAFVDQILQEALRLQATDIHLEPYPNFIRLRYRLDGILETVPVPPDMRHLHAAVVSRLKIMAGLNIAEKRLPQDGRIAMKTGSEEYDLRVSIMPTKHGEAVALRLLGRQQLFLDLSQLGMEPEQEAIFAQLTKLPQGLVLLTGPTGSGKTTTLYTALAQANDEGRKIITFEDPIEYQLDGVVQIQVREQIGLSFATGLRSVLRHDPDVVLIGEIRDSETAEIAVRAAQTGHLVFSTLHTNNSIGAVTRFLEMRIEPYLVSSSLVCSISQRLARRICRHCSEPDPQLPADVREEMATALNIPADEVRAFRGRGCVECHQKGYRGRVAIYEMFLLNETLADLIQPGVKTGELRAAARRFGWRSLREMGWLKVQRGLIPVSEQERWTQSMNPGATPA from the coding sequence ATGACCGCACCTGAACCCGCCCGGGAAGTGGGCGATATCCTGTTGCAAAAAGGACTTCTCAGCGCGGCGCAGTTGGAACAGGTGCGCCGTCGCCAGCGGCGTTTGCATCTGGAACAACATCGCGCGGTGGTGGATTTGAATTTCGTTTCCGAGGAACAAGCCTGGCGCGCGCTCGCCGAAGTCAGCGGCCTGGAATTCGTGGCGGTCAACACGTTGGATTTGCCGCGCACCACGCTCGAACTCGTCCCGGTCAAATTCCTCTTTCACTATCACATGCTGCCGATTGGGGCTGAAGGCGACGTGATCACGTTGGCGTTCAGCGAACCGCCGCAGCCGATGGAGGCCGGCAACCTCCAACTACTCCTCAACCGCCGCTTCAAAATCGTCCTCGCCACGCCCAGCGCCATTCACGCGGTCATCAAAAAACACTTCGGCCTGGGCGCGGCGGTCATCCAGAAATTGCGCGAGGAACGCGGTGGTGGCGATCTGGACCACGAAATTGTTTTCGACGTTCCCGAACGCGAGGGCGACACCGCGCTCGATGCCACCATTTCCGCGTTTGTGGATCAAATCCTGCAGGAAGCGTTGCGGTTGCAGGCCACGGATATTCACCTCGAACCGTATCCCAACTTCATCCGTTTGCGTTATCGCCTGGATGGAATTCTCGAAACCGTGCCCGTCCCACCGGACATGCGGCATCTGCACGCGGCGGTTGTTTCCCGCCTCAAAATCATGGCCGGATTGAACATCGCCGAAAAGCGCCTGCCGCAGGACGGACGCATCGCCATGAAAACCGGTTCGGAAGAATACGACCTGCGCGTTTCGATCATGCCCACCAAGCACGGCGAGGCGGTGGCGTTGCGGCTGCTCGGCCGGCAACAACTGTTCCTGGACCTCAGCCAGCTCGGCATGGAGCCCGAGCAGGAGGCGATTTTTGCGCAACTCACCAAATTGCCACAAGGGCTGGTCCTGCTGACCGGTCCGACGGGCAGCGGTAAAACGACGACGCTTTACACCGCCCTGGCCCAAGCCAACGATGAAGGCCGCAAAATCATCACCTTTGAAGACCCGATTGAATATCAGCTTGATGGCGTGGTGCAAATCCAGGTGCGCGAGCAGATTGGACTCAGCTTCGCCACGGGATTGCGTTCCGTGCTGCGGCACGATCCGGACGTGGTGTTGATCGGCGAAATCCGCGATTCGGAAACCGCCGAGATCGCCGTACGCGCCGCCCAGACGGGGCACTTGGTTTTCTCCACGTTGCACACCAACAACAGTATCGGCGCCGTGACGCGCTTTCTCGAAATGCGCATCGAACCCTACCTGGTGTCCTCTTCACTGGTGTGCAGTATTTCCCAACGTCTCGCCCGGCGCATCTGCCGGCATTGCTCCGAACCAGACCCGCAGCTGCCTGCGGACGTTCGAGAAGAGATGGCGACGGCCCTGAATATTCCCGCCGACGAAGTGCGGGCGTTTCGCGGCCGAGGCTGCGTGGAATGTCACCAAAAGGGCTACCGCGGGCGCGTTGCCATCTACGAAATGTTCCTGCTGAACGAAACTTTGGCGGACCTGATTCAACCCGGAGTCAAAACTGGCGAGTTGCGCGCCGCCGCCCGGCGCTTCGGTTGGCGTTCATTGCGGGAAATGGGCTGGCTCAAAGTGCAACGCGGCCTCATTCCCGTCTCCGAGCAAGAACGCTGGACGCAGTCCATGAATCCGGGCGCAACCCCCGCTTAA
- the rpsB gene encoding 30S ribosomal protein S2 — translation MISIGIKELLEAGVHFGHQTKRWNPKMKPFIFDARNGIHIIDLSKTVQQLEAACDFLAKTVAKGNKVVFVGTKKQAQQAIKETAKECGQLFVTERWLGGTLTNFQTVKRSLGRLKEIEKMEADGSINNYVKQEQAVLRREAARLVKYFDGIRSLNGNPGALFIVDTKRERNAVAEARKLKIPVVAISDTNTDPDLVDYPIAGNDDAIRSVRMILATIGQAITRAMAEYESKSSHAKPAEEPATAEAAPVPAPAPAPAA, via the coding sequence ATGATTAGCATCGGTATCAAAGAACTGTTGGAAGCAGGCGTCCATTTCGGACATCAAACCAAGCGTTGGAATCCCAAGATGAAACCGTTCATCTTCGACGCGCGCAACGGGATTCACATCATTGACCTCAGCAAGACCGTCCAGCAATTGGAAGCCGCCTGCGACTTCCTCGCCAAAACCGTGGCCAAAGGCAACAAGGTGGTTTTCGTCGGCACGAAAAAGCAGGCGCAACAGGCCATCAAGGAAACCGCCAAGGAATGTGGCCAGCTCTTCGTCACGGAACGCTGGCTCGGCGGCACGCTCACCAATTTCCAAACCGTCAAACGCTCCCTCGGACGTTTGAAGGAAATCGAAAAGATGGAAGCCGACGGGTCCATCAACAATTACGTCAAACAGGAACAGGCCGTCCTCCGCCGCGAAGCCGCCCGCCTGGTGAAGTACTTCGACGGCATCCGCAGTCTGAACGGCAACCCCGGCGCCCTGTTCATCGTGGACACCAAACGCGAACGCAACGCCGTCGCCGAAGCGCGCAAACTGAAAATTCCCGTGGTCGCCATCAGCGACACCAACACCGATCCCGATCTCGTGGATTACCCCATCGCGGGTAACGACGACGCGATCCGCTCGGTGCGCATGATCCTCGCCACGATTGGCCAGGCCATCACTCGGGCGATGGCCGAATACGAATCAAAATCGAGCCACGCCAAGCCTGCGGAAGAACCGGCGACAGCGGAAGCGGCACCCGTTCCCGCGCCCGCTCCGGCTCCGGCGGCCTGA
- the tsf gene encoding translation elongation factor Ts — MAEITAASVAKLRQMTGAGMMECKKALVEAGGNMDQAVDNLRKSGAASAAKKSLRDAREGVIAQHITPDGKAGVLVEVNCETDFVARNESFTAFCDEIARKIAANPAADLEADRQAAVTKIGENIKITRHARLEVAGNGLIAAYIHTGGKVGVLVEVGADKAETVNRDEFKQLVKDITLQIAAGNPQAVSREQVAPEVIQKEREIAAQSDRLKGKPAHALEKILAGMLDKFYQTYCLVDQGFVKRNGEISVKDHVAEVAKQLGDTIVIRRFVRYQVGEAAA, encoded by the coding sequence ATGGCTGAAATTACTGCTGCCAGCGTCGCGAAACTGCGTCAGATGACCGGCGCCGGCATGATGGAATGTAAAAAGGCCCTCGTGGAAGCGGGGGGCAACATGGACCAGGCGGTGGACAACCTCCGCAAATCAGGCGCGGCCAGCGCGGCAAAAAAATCGTTGCGCGACGCTCGCGAAGGCGTGATTGCCCAACACATCACGCCCGACGGCAAAGCCGGGGTCCTGGTGGAAGTGAATTGCGAAACCGACTTCGTCGCGCGCAACGAAAGCTTCACCGCGTTCTGTGACGAAATCGCCCGGAAAATCGCGGCCAATCCGGCTGCCGACCTCGAAGCTGATCGCCAGGCCGCCGTCACCAAGATTGGAGAGAACATCAAGATCACGCGCCACGCCCGGCTTGAAGTGGCCGGCAACGGTTTGATCGCCGCCTACATTCACACCGGCGGCAAGGTGGGCGTGCTGGTGGAAGTCGGCGCGGACAAAGCCGAAACCGTCAATCGGGACGAGTTCAAGCAACTGGTGAAAGACATCACGCTGCAAATCGCGGCGGGCAATCCCCAGGCCGTCTCCCGCGAACAAGTCGCTCCGGAAGTAATTCAAAAGGAACGCGAAATCGCCGCGCAATCCGACCGCCTCAAAGGCAAACCGGCGCACGCCCTGGAGAAGATTCTCGCGGGCATGTTGGACAAGTTCTACCAGACCTACTGCCTCGTGGATCAAGGCTTCGTCAAACGCAACGGCGAGATCAGCGTCAAGGATCACGTGGCGGAAGTTGCCAAACAACTCGGCGATACCATCGTCATCCGCCGTTTCGTCCGCTATCAGGTGGGCGAAGCTGCGGCCTGA